The nucleotide window GATTGcatcaataataaaaatattatacatgattatattttatatttaattttcttttataaatatcaaataccTCGAATTTTAATTACATACAATATTTAGTTTAATGTCTTTAATAATCATTTTCAATTCTCACAACTACAATAATTAATTTCGCTATCATCATAATTTTTAACCTCGCAGAGACAATTTTGGTGACTTAAAAAGCGTTAAAATTTTTGTATCATTTTCAATCTTTTGATTTTTGACAATTTAAATCTAATCtaacaaaattcaatttaataataaaaatttagtaaCTAAACATGTTCGTTCAATAATAAGTTGATtcgaaaatttaaaataattaattcaaaacAATTCAAAATTACACTACTACGAAATGATACTATAATAAGAAAAGAATTTTTATAGTTACAAAATGTGGGAACCAATGGTGAATGGTGATTGACTAGTTGAATAGAAAATGAAATTGACTTGGTTGATTCACATTcacctaatttcattttaaaagtCTTTGGTTCATTGGAACCCCACATACATCACTTCAATTATAGAATAAGGAAAACAAGATGCGGTTTGAGCCTACAATCCCAAACTTCACCAAATCCTTGTTTGTTTTTTCCAAACGAATTCTCTTGGCGACTTCCCCATTATTCACACAGTCAacattcaaaaaataaataaggCATTCACATGTTTATAGTTAGTAATAAGAGATCGGTAGGAACTGGAACTCAactttttcttacatattttgtttaaatttaaattttaaagttgctaGAACTTTACCTAAATACTATTCCGATCCGAGTAAGAATAATTTTAGTAAAATGGACAAAAAacacttatgattattattgtgagggggttagtttttttttttaaagaaacctTTTAAGTATTATTCGTCAGTCGAACTATCAAGTGATAAAAGTATCGTGTCTAGGATGTTTATGCTTGATTTTAGTTCCGAGTTTTGTCTCTCTACTTTAAAAAGAGCCAAAGAGATTCATAGAGTTTAGTAAAAGCGCCTAATTcactaaaaatatattttttaacatttttttgtTTTAGTAGGGTTTTTACCCTTAAAAACCATATAAAGGGCATGAGTACAAacttcaccaaaataaaaaatgttaaaaacATTTTCTTAATAGATTATTTGTTTCCATCAAATTTTGTGAGCTCTCggcaaaattcaaattaaaatcaaGCATATACACCTTAAACATAAAATCACTATTGTCAACTGCTAAAAAATCAATTTATCTCTACTTTTTCTTAAAAAGAGCTGAGGTTATTAAAAGAAATGTTTTTATATATAGATGGTTTGATTTTGTTGAAGACATGGTATGGTCCCAATCCCAAATTAAAATTAGATATTGAGCAAGTTGTGGAATTGATTAAGTTATTCCTAGGTAAGTGTGACAGTCGCATTATGTTATTTAGCCACCATCCAGTGTCTGATGTAATGCCCATTAAAGAAAACGAAGCCATCAACTTCAACGGCTGCTTTCAAGTCAAATGCATTACAATATGTATCTTTTCAATtagttaaaatttgaattttattattatatttcattttattcttaaaattaaaataaattcaccaCTATACTTTaacactatttttattttaatatttaattataataattaattaagttttatctCAATTAATATGAATATTGTTGTTAATGTAAACCATGACGTTAAAAAttattatgaataattttaaatattgtgtaaaaaataGATATGATGAaagattatttaaatatatatataatgagaaTATTAAGGACGGAGGACGCTTGATTTTGGGCTGCAATGGTATAATTGCACTTCTAATGCCTCGTTAATATCAATAGtttaattttattctttttagCTTTTTTTAAATTAGATAATTATAAATTTGGCCGCTTCCAAAAGTTAAAAATTCACTTTTAAGCCATTTTTTCATACAACTTTAGCTTGAACTCCcaaatttttttagttttatctCATCTAAATTTCATATAATACTTGAATTCACCTTTGTATAAAATACATTAAACATAACTATTACAAATAAAAATACACCAATTACTTGATCTAATTATGATATAATCTTAGGGTTGTAATTGAATAGAACATTCGATGAAAAAGTCATAACCAGTTtcgctttttttttatttatgttcATACATCAAGCTAAATAAATGAATATAAACAACATGAACAAGGCATGTTGGAGTCATTTATGCTAATGAACAACCTTGTTTATattcatttaaaactcatttaatAAATCATATAAAGCTTATTTACTATTCATGTAAGTATATGAACAAATTGCTTTTTAGGCCTTCCCGAAATTAAAAGATTTAGCTTTGATCTCTTTTACCCTTTGATTAAGTGAAAAAAATTAGCTTTTCTAaacaattaataattcaatttagatttttttataCACAATTTTTAGTTTTGGTTACCCAAATTTTGTAATCTTATCTCAATCCTCCAAACAAAATTTCCAACTTTTAACATAGTCTACCATAACCCTCTCGAATAATTACAACCTCACCTTATTACATTTATAGTATGAAAACAAAATTTCCTATAAAAGCTTTTAACTAATCACTCAAAGGTAAATCAAACATGCTTAACAAAACTCTTTGCTATGAACATAAAATTACTTAACACAATTCTCTCAACTTCTAACAAAATAAAGCATCCAAGATATAAACTTTAGAGATCCATTATTTGACGCTAATAAATACTTTTTCACGTAGCTTGAGATAAGTCCTCTATCAAATCTATTTTAAGTCTTAACGagtaaaattttgttatttttaaaattcgacccactaaatatattattatgtctaatgttattttaatatattactcactaaaaattTAGTTAATGGATTAATGACTATAATTTGCGTcaagacttaaattttaaaattcaaaaattataaggATTTAGAATGATTCGATTAGAGAGTATGGATCAAACCTACAATTATATGCACAATGCatgactagtaattgaatttaccTAAAGAGATTTAACTGAAACGATTTGGATcaagattaaaatttaaaaaagtatagggattaaaattgatcaaattaaagtataaggattaaattcacAACTTTCGCAAAGCACAGAGAGTAATAGCAGAATTTAAACAAAAGATTCATCCAACAAATATGAAATGGTGAAGTCAATAAGCTGCTTAATGTACAATAGCAGGGGTGGTGGCAGGGCCCGACTCTCTCTAAAATGGAAATTTTCATCTTtagtctttttataattttaaaaaatttaaattaatatatggtaaaattatactttgacccctcaagaatgaaattttttgatttaatcttttaaaattataaaaatatagactattaaaataataaaattttatttttattatcataaaaatatacaacttCATTCCAacctttaaaaaaatttctaCCTCCCCaatatgaaagtatatatattGATCAACATGAACAAACTTAACAACCTACGAAAAAGGGTAAAACACGTGGAGTTCGTTGAGAAGCATAATGTAGAAATCTATAGCAAACACACCAACATGTGGATCGTGTTGTTACTATTAATAGTGTTAGCGGGGAAAGCCGACAAATTACTCGAAATAAAAAGTCAATAATAATTAATTGTTGGCTGCCACAGCATTCGCGTCTCTGCACTGCTTTTGTCAACAAACACTAATTAATAGCTATATATTTCTGATATAAACCCATCATTTAGGAATGGTATTGGTTATAGTATAGGCTACCTCCAAAAATATGAAATATCTCCAAGGCTGAAGGCTCAAGCTTGATTCATTTCACCACTAGCAAAGGCATAGGTAAATGACCTATGaacacttttcttttcttttttctttttccctttggTGTTTTCTTTCTGGGTtttatttgattttgttgttctttgATGATGATTGGCAGTTTGGTTTTGTTTGAGaatggagaatcaagcaaaaaaGGTGCTTCTCACTTCAAATGGAGATGACATGTCAATGAACATTGCTTTGCATTTAGCCAAACGTGGTTGCAGGTTCTAATCAGTCTCCTTTATGGCTTTGCATATGTTTGGTTTCTTGGGATTTTGGTTTATTTCCACGTTCAATCCGATCCGTTACGTTTATGCACGCACTTAATATTAAACAAAAAAGTACTACTTAAAGAATGATGTTTTGGGTTTGTGATTAGGTTGGTTATGATGGGAAATGAATGGTGCCTGAGGAGTGTGCGAGAGAAGATAATGGGTTCAATAAATGATAATGTGGTCCCAATAGAAGTGATTGGATTGGATATGGAGGAGGAAAGAGAAGGCGTTTTTGATAACGCTGTAGATAAAGCTTGGAAAGTGTTCGGATCCATTGATGCATTTGTGAATTGTTATGCTTACGAAGGTAGATATATCAGCCataaatattgtttaatcaagtaaTTCTTAAACGAAAGTTGGCCGTTTTCTCTTTCCTGTTTGGTGCCAGAGAAAATGTTCAGATTTTGGTTCCTTTTCTGCATCATATCTACCAACATCTCCAATCAATTATAGTGATGGGAAATGGGGATATTTTCTGAAAAACCACATGGCCGTAATTTGAGATTCCTGGCAATATAACAGTCCTTTTTGAAGCATTTAAAAACTCTTGTAAAATCATCAACCTGCTTCTCAATTCCCTTATGCTTATAAAAAAACATAATAGGGCTGAAATTTTCAGGGTGAATGAAACAATAATTCCATTCACATGCCTAATAGTTTTTCAATAATTTTAGTGTAGACCATAAACTAACCCTGTCTAACTGCATGAAACAGGAAAGATGCAAGACCATTTGCAATTAGGTGAAGAAGagtttagaaaaattataaaaataaacttcATGGCTGCATGGTTTCTACTAAAAGCTGTTGGTAAGAGAATGCGAGACCATAAATCAGGGGGTTCCATTGTGTTCATGACCACATTCCTCGGAGCCGAAAGAGGACTTTATCAAGGAGCTGCTGCTTATGGTTCATCCTTGGCTGCAGTCCAGCAGTTGGTCAGAGTAAGTAAATTCATTAACATTGCCTGTGACTTTATGATATTCCCTTCGTTGCTGAGTATTTCCGTCGGTTTTATTTAAGTTATCGGCTCTGGAGATTGGGAAATACAAGGTTAGGGTTAATGCAATAGCTCGTGGTTTACACATAGATGATGAGTTTCCACAGTCAGTTGGGAAGGAAATGGCAGAGAAGTTGGTGGAAAGAGCAGCACCATTGCAGAGATGGTTGGATGTTAAAAAGGATGTAGCTTCAACTGTTGTCTATTTAATCAGTGATGGTTCAAGATATATGACTGGAACAACTATATTTGTTGATGGGGCACAATCAATGACTAGGCCTCGATTGAGATCATATATGTAGTTCTTTTTCATTTCTATACTCTCATGCACAAACTTACATATGATATATTCTTTCTtataataattatacataatgatATGCTGAAAACATAGAGCCCACAGCATGGACTCCTTATCATTTTGTGGCATGTTATGCCCATACCCATTAGAAAGCCGGAAAAGGCTCAcacgacaaaaaaaaaaaaaaaaaaactagagcTGATGAGATAACCACTCATGGAAGGCCTACACAAAGTGGAcgaaaaaacaaataaaaggggAATTTTTTTTTCAGCTATTTTTTTATTCTTGTTGGAGGTTTGTAATTACTTTccttaataatataattttaatatatgaatgatatacaataaatttatattataataatatataagaggatcgatttatttaataattcaactgttgaatttattaatatagttatattttttatacatatacattttcaaattgaTCCAATACCATATTGatctaaaaattatatatattaatatttattgaatAGTTAAAAGTCTTTTACACAAAACaaatagttagaaaattttaatttacgtTAAATTTGACATGtatgatctatataaataaaatatgaaatatgatattaGATCATTATTATATTAATCATACAAAAATATGCAAAATGGTGTTTTGCACCAGTAATGTAAGTGGATCCTCAAGTCATAGACCTACTTATTACAGCTTCCATAGAATCCCTCAAGTAGAGGTGTCCATAGGTTGGGCCAAGCCCAATCAAAATTTTAGACTCATTTGTTACATTTCGCCCgctcatattaaatttttttatattcttatatatattaaatatatataatacataagaaaaattaaaaacattaataaagataaatgtttcccaacaacttcaaaataagttaaaaaacatgtatacttaaataacatgtaacttaataagcaaatgtctctaaaataataataaaattaacaataaaacaagagttatataatattcaaacaataacaataaaataatatcaatataatagtgaaatggtacAGTAAAACCTCTATAAAATAATACCTTTGGGactgaaaaattattattttatcgaGGTTATTAGTTTATTGAtagatgaatattttattaatttatcgatgaattaatatttattaatttagagaCATTTTATACTTTAtgcatgagttttttttttttaatcaaaatccaatttgcaTGTAGGTGCAATGAATCAAAGTTAATTGGTTCATGtaacaaaaaagaagaagagtgtaacaccccctaaccccaaaccgtcgccggaatagagttacgagacattaccggacatattagtcaacttatgaataattcacaaataaaataacattcatagcataatttaattactaaatcccTATATCAAACTCTCAaagtctaaaacatacatttaagtgaAATGGGACTCGTTTAAGTActccaatttttttttctttaaatttcgacagcatttctgcttatttttacataaaaccccttGCAATTAAAACTATATCCATTTCAAgcataaccaattcaaccaaattatttcacacattcattttctattctaaatacctctaatcaatttaatcaatataatatcaatttaaatttatcattgtactaattaaattgaaatggataaactttttcattataattcttagacttgtaatactaatattttaaaccatttatattcaaaacataataacctttatacatatcttatgtacatgccacattaccaaaagaaaatatacatcaccaaaagttTGTCAAGTCGGTCCGGCTTTGGATGTTTGGTTCAAGATTTGACTTCTACAACTCACATGCATTTAAAACAACTGTCTGTTGAGTAtgcatatactcagtggtatcactataattcagtttataattaaatacattaaatcacacacatacttttacatttcaattatcatcacttaatgaacaattcaatctttcatgttatcattcaattatatatataccattcttatttctttatttcaattctcaactttcacatatgccatatcattcaaatttaattttatcagtagatttatttcatttgtccttattaacttgactcggactcggtagatacacggattccaaccagcacaccagtacggcacaatgTGCTTTAACGGTACACAATACCTAATCAGTAATTAGTAACAGTAGCGATGGCGATAAGATAAagattcaacacacaaagtgctgaATCAGAATAAGAATATGATAacgattcgacacacaaagtgtcgaatcgaTATGAATAACGATAAAGATAAAGAGAGTCGGCATATAAGTGCTCGATCGAAGAAGTTTCAAgcaaaacccgtactcttccatatcctatggcatgccaactatatccgactaacccgactagttaataggatatttaaataattttttagtataatttccatttcgattcaatattaattataatttattattttgaccAATTTTCGAGTAATACAATAATTCACTTCATTAGAAATTTTACAGTTCAATGCAGTATTCAAAACAATATTCAATATCCCATAATTCAGTTCAGtatcaatctcaattttaatacccaatcacaaattttatcagttcattaaatacttatCTTAAAATACCTACCACAcattcatattaaattaaacacgtattaattataaagcttgaattatagtgatacaaaccagAATTCTCTTCGGACTTAATTCTCGAcgatctttccttttcctttttgggtcgatgcttcaggctcgatattagctacgaacaattaaaataatttcacaattattagcataacacaatttaaatgttgaaatttttatctaacttttactttaattccaatttaatctcAACTAAacttatatatttttctttctcaattcataccttTTTGCTACTCAATTTCTTGCCAAACTCACAtctaactatttaatttttatcatattttcataattttgaatttatttcaatttaatccctaaaactcaaaacttatagcttagtttacaattcaatcctttattaAATTCTAATCAAattttctatcaaataaacccccaattccattatttgttcaacataaaccctactcaAAAATCTATTAGCTctcaaaatttcaacttaaattcAAGAGTATTTCACTCTAAGATtccaaaaatatcaaatttataagaaaaggacttgattaaacttaccaattaaacttcaagctttaaaacctcaaatttccctttcttctttctttcttttttttctttcctgcTCTGTTTCGAAACGTCTTCTGTTTCttctttactttgttttatttctttattttatttcatttcttttattcttttattttattaactttataataataataataattattattattattataaatatcttatttagtaacaaatatatatattacaattggACACACATGTATTTTACACTTGCCTATTATCATCACCATCCAATTGTcgttattttatttagtttatataatttaatattttaatatgataaaaatcttttacttaaataaaaagtaattaaataaatatattataaatatataaatatatgcattacacttgtataatttaatcaccatatatttgtctttattttaatttattttaataataataataatcataatttaataatataaattataatttaatagaataataataattaataaatatctatatacttaaaaaaagtaattaataattaaattatatatatttacat belongs to Gossypium arboreum isolate Shixiya-1 chromosome 7, ASM2569848v2, whole genome shotgun sequence and includes:
- the LOC108483322 gene encoding uncharacterized protein LOC108483322; translation: MENQAKKVLLTSNGDDMSMNIALHLAKRGCRLVMMGNEWCLRSVREKIMGSINDNVVPIEVIGLDMEEEREGVFDNAVDKAWKVFGSIDAFVNCYAYEGKMQDHLQLGEEEFRKIIKINFMAAWFLLKAVGKRMRDHKSGGSIVFMTTFLGAERGLYQGAAAYGSSLAAVQQLVRLSALEIGKYKVRVNAIARGLHIDDEFPQSVGKEMAEKLVERAAPLQRWLDVKKDVASTVVYLISDGSRYMTGTTIFVDGAQSMTRPRLRSYM